One genomic segment of Panicum virgatum strain AP13 chromosome 2N, P.virgatum_v5, whole genome shotgun sequence includes these proteins:
- the LOC120661049 gene encoding uncharacterized protein LOC120661049, translating to MSVEILDGRTVQSFVEDERAFNSCVDARFAALDADRDGRLSYAEMARELAALRVREAHFGADAPAPAAELARLYGALFARFDRDGDGAVGPDEFRAEMREVMLAVASGLGALPVQMVVEEGGLLRRAVDRELAATTAAC from the coding sequence ATGAGCGTGGAGATCCTGGACGGGCGGACGGTGCAGAGCTTCGTGGAGGACGAGCGCGCGTTCAACTCGTGCGTGGACGCCCGGTTCGCGGCGCTGGACGCGGACCGCGACGGCCGGCTCTCGTATGCCGAGATGGCGCGGGAGCTCGCGGCGCTGCGCGTGCGGGAGGCGCACTTCGGCGCCgacgcgccggcgcccgcggccgagCTCGCGCGCCTCTACGGGGCGCTCTTCGCGCGCTTCgaccgcgacggcgacggcgccgtgGGCCCGGACGAGTTCCGCGCCGAGATGCGGGAGGTCatgctcgccgtcgccagcggcCTCGGCGCGCTCCCCGTCCAGATGGTCGTCGAGGAGGGCGGCCTCCTCAGGAGGGCCGTCGACAGGGAGCTCGCCGCCACCACGGCAGCCTGCTGA
- the LOC120661050 gene encoding ATP phosphoribosyltransferase, chloroplastic-like — MPAMLAAQFTGLSLSQSPAPQPSFRLRPSPAVRARSLAPRVAASAAAVSAKPIAEAPPVADRTVVRIGLPSKGRMAEQTLSLLKSCQLSVRQLNPRQYTADIPLIPNLEVWFQRPKDIVRKLQSGDLDLGIVGFDIVSEYGKGNEDLVVVHDALEFGHCRLSLAVPKEGIFENINTLEDLVKMPEWTEERPLRVVTGFGYLGDKFLREKGFKHVRFLSADGALESYPPMGMADAIVDLVSSGTTLRENNLKEIEGGVVVESQATLVASRKSLHKRKGVLEITHELLERLEAHLRATTELMVTANMRGNSAEEVAERVLSQTSLCGLQGPTISPVYCRRDGKVDVEYYAINVVVPQKLLYKSIQQLRSIGGSGVLVTKLTYIFDEETPRWRNLLSELGL; from the exons ATGCCGGCGATGTTGGCGGCGCAGTTTACGGGCCTCTCTCTATCCCAGTCACCTGCGCCCCAGCCCAGCTTCCGCCTTCggccctcgccggcggtgagggccCGCTCTCTCGCACCGCGTGTCGCAGCCTCTGCGGCCGCCGTATCGGCTAAACCGATAGCGGAGGCGCCCCCGGTTGCGGACCGCACCGTCGTCCGTATCGGGCTCCCCAGCAAGGGCCGCATGGCCGAGCAAACCCTAAGCCTCCTCAAG AGTTGTCAGTTGTCAGTGAGACAACTCAACCCGCGGCAGTACACTGCGGACATCCCGCTG ATCCCAAACTTGGAGGTTTGGTTTCAGAGGCCCAAGGATATTGTTCGTAAATTACAGTCAGGGGATCTTGACCTTGGTATTGTGGGTTTTGACATAGTCAGTGAGTACGGGAAG GGCAATGAGGATTTAGTAGTTGTTCATGATGCTCTTGAGTTTGGACATTGTCGTTTGTCCCTTGCG GTACCTAAGGAAggcatttttgaaaacataaataCTCTAGAGGATTTGGTAAAGATGCCTGAGTGGACAGAAGAAAGGCCACTACGTGTTGTTACAGGATTTGGATAT CTAGGTGATAAGTTCTTAAGAGAGAAAGGTTTTAAGCATGTTCGCTTTTTATCTGCTGATGGAGCTCTTGAGTCATATCCTCCT ATGGGTATGGCTGATGCTATTGTGGATCTCGTGAGTAGTGGGACGACCTTGCGCGAGAATaatttgaaggaaattgaaggTGGTGTGGTTGTGGAAAGCCAG GCCACTCTTGTAGCGAGTAGGAAATCTCTGCACAAGCGTAAAGGTGTGTTGGAGATTACTCATGAGTTGCTTGAAAGATTGGAAGCTCACCTCAGAGCAACCACTGAGTTAATG GTCACAGCAAACATGAGGGGCAACAGTGCAGAAGAAGTGGCAGAGAGAGTTCTTAGCCAGACATCACTATGTGGATTGCAG GGCCCGACTATAAGTCCTGTCTACTGCAGACGTGATGGCAAAGTTGATGTGGAATATTATGCTATTAATGTGGTTGTTCCACAAAAGTTGCTTTACAAGTCTATCCAACAATTGAGATCT ATTGGTGGCAGCGGAGTCTTAGTAACAAAGCTGACCTACATATTCGACGAGGAGACGCCGAGGTGGCGCAATCTCCTCTCAGAGCTGGGGTTATAG
- the LOC120661051 gene encoding bifunctional peptidase and (3S)-lysyl hydroxylase Jmjd7-like: MERAVRELWAESRDLLGLGSPSPDDTAAAADVPRADMPPTPLAFLRDHVSPGRPLLVSAAGTRHWPAASLWPTASYLTDALRSTAVSLHLTPDGRADALAPHPGRPGSSSRCFASAHVRRVDFPTAVRLIRGSDPVAGVVAYAQQQDDCLRGEYAAVAGDVDAHVPWASEALGCLPEAVNLWIGNAHSVTSFHKDHYDNIYVVVSGEKHFLLLPPTEHHRLYVRDYPAAHYVAEEDAGGEHQLRLKLEMEEPGRIVPWSSVDPCPASPEEMAAQASSFPLYFDGPAPIRCTVRAGEMLYLPSMWFHHVSQSPGPNGLTVAVNYWYDMQFDIKYAYFNFLRSLEIDDCSSGKAGALEGDLEEKND; encoded by the coding sequence ATGGAGCGCGCGGTGAGGGAGCTGTGGGCGGAGTCCCGGGACCTGCTGGGCCTCGGCTCCCCGTCCCCTGACGacaccgccgcagccgccgacgtgccgcgcgcggacatGCCCCCGACGCCGCTCGCCTTCCTCCGAGACCACGTCTCCCCGGGCCGCCCGCTCCTCGTCTCCGCCGCGGGCACCCGCCACTGGCCCGCCGCGTCGCTCTGGCCCACGGCCTCCTACCTCACCGACGCGCTCCGCTCCACCGCCGTCTCCCTCCACCTCACCCCCGACGGCCGCGCCGACGCGCTCGCGCCGCACCCGGGGCGCCCTGGGTCCTCCTCCAGGTGCTTCGCCTCCGCGCACGTCCGCCGCGTCGACTTCCCCACCGCGGTCCGGCTCATCAGGGGATCCGACCcggtcgccggcgtggtcgcgtACGCGCAGCAGCAGGACGACTGCCTCCGCGGGGAGtacgcggcggtggccggcgacgtGGACGCGCACGTGCCCTGGGCCAGCGAGGCGCTCGGCTGCCTCCCGGAGGCCGTCAACCTCTGGATCGGCAACGCCCACTCCGTCACCTCCTTCCACAAGGACCACTACGACAACATCTACGTCGTCGTCTCCGGCGAGAAGCACTTCCTGCTGCTGCCCCCCACCGAGCACCACCGCCTCTACGTGCGCGACTACCCTGCCGCCCACTACGTCGCCGAGGAGGACGCGGGAGGGGAGCACCAGTTGAGGCTTAAGCTGGAGATGGAAGAGCCTGGGAGGATCGTGCCGTGGAGCAGCGTAGACCCGTGCCCGGCGTCGCCGGAGGAGATGGCCGCGCAGGCATCGTCGTTCCCTCTCTACTTCGACGGGCCGGCGCCGATCCGGTGCACAGTCCGAGCCGGCGAGATGCTCTACCTGCCAAGCATGTGGTTCCACCATGTCAGCCAGAGCCCAGGGCCGAACGGGCTCACCGTTGCTGTGAACTACTGGTACGACATGCAGTTTGACATCAAGTATGCCTacttcaacttcttgaggtCGCTGGAGATTGATGATTGTTCATCGGGCAAAGCTGGTGCTTTGGAAGGTGATCTCGAGGAGAAGAATGATTGA
- the LOC120661052 gene encoding cytochrome c1-like yields MATAEVQTPTVVATEEAPAVETPPAAEEAPKEEVAAPAEAVPEEAAPAEAVAETKEADEPEPEAEAPKEPEPAAAAVAEPAAAAEAEAPKEAEAEPAAAEEAKEEAAPAAEPEPEAAAPAAEEAPAAAEEAPAAAEPAAAEADEKASE; encoded by the exons ATGGCCACTGCCGAG GTCCAGACCCCGACCGTCGTTGCGACCGAGGAGGCGCCCGCGGTGGAgaccccgccggcggccgaggaggcccCCAAGGAGGAGGTCGCCGCGCCGGCTGAGGCCGTGCCCGAGGAGGCTGCCCCCGCCGAGGCCGTGGCCGagaccaaggaggcggacgagccggagccggaggcggaggcgcccaAGGAGCCCGAGCCAGCCGCGGCTGCCGTGGCGGAGCCAGCCGCCGCGGCTGAGGCCGAGGCGCCcaaagaggcggaggcggagccggcggccgccgaggaggcgaaggaggaggcggcacccgccgccgagccggagccggaggccgccgctcccgcTGCCGAGGAggcacccgccgccgctgaggaggcgcccgccgcggccgagccggccgccgcggaggccgaCGAGAAGGCCAGCGAGTGA